The Spirosoma foliorum genome has a window encoding:
- a CDS encoding CocE/NonD family hydrolase, translating to MKHWLYALLAFAFIVPAQAQSTTPSNFVRENYQKTEYKIPMRDGTKLHTTVYVPKDASASTKYPFMMQRTCYSVAPYGPDTYPAQVGPSGTLMRDKFIFVYQDVRGRWASEGTWTNMTPTVTDQQSAPVAKGKKSVTKPVNTTVVDESSDTYDTIEWLLKNIPNNNGRVGQWGISYPGFYTIAGAVAAHPALKASSPQAPISDFFFDDFHHNGAFIQAYLFTFPVFGIQHPQPTTQAWYNSDFINTKSKDGFQWQLDLGPLKNVDKYYKNNFYWQETINHPNYDEFWQKRSIIPHLKNINHALMTVGGWFDAEDLPGPLNIYKTVEKNNPGIYNTLVMGPFGHGRWSHETGHTLHSNVYFGDSIATFYQRNIEAKFFTHFLKGAGDGKTGLPEAYLFNTGRNEWRTFDKWPAANAQSMQFFLASSGQLAQQAGNGYSEFISDPMKPVPYTEDITTTQGFTPFNYMSEDQRFAGRRPDVLAFQTDVLTEDLTLGGEIMAKLKVSTTGTDADWVVKLIDVYPPDEPNHPYMPNKNITLGNYEQMVRSEVMRGRFRNSFEKPEPFKPGEVTNVNFRLQDVLHTFKKGHRVMIQVQSTWFPLIDRNPQKYVDNIFKADEKDFQKATHRVYDSSVIEVQVLK from the coding sequence ATGAAACACTGGCTTTACGCATTGCTCGCGTTTGCGTTCATCGTTCCGGCTCAGGCACAATCCACTACGCCCAGCAATTTCGTTCGGGAGAATTACCAGAAAACGGAATACAAAATTCCGATGCGTGATGGCACAAAACTCCACACCACCGTCTATGTTCCAAAAGATGCCTCTGCAAGCACGAAATACCCATTTATGATGCAGCGTACGTGCTATAGCGTGGCACCTTACGGGCCCGATACCTATCCGGCGCAGGTTGGCCCGTCGGGAACGCTCATGCGCGACAAGTTTATCTTTGTCTATCAGGATGTTAGGGGTCGATGGGCATCGGAAGGGACCTGGACTAACATGACGCCAACCGTTACCGATCAGCAATCAGCTCCCGTAGCGAAAGGTAAAAAGAGCGTTACAAAACCAGTGAACACTACGGTGGTTGATGAAAGCTCGGATACCTACGATACCATCGAGTGGCTACTCAAAAACATACCGAACAACAACGGTCGGGTGGGGCAGTGGGGCATTAGCTATCCTGGCTTTTACACCATTGCAGGTGCTGTAGCCGCTCACCCCGCATTGAAAGCCTCATCGCCACAAGCGCCTATTTCCGATTTTTTCTTTGACGATTTTCACCATAACGGCGCGTTTATTCAGGCGTATCTGTTCACATTCCCTGTGTTTGGTATTCAGCACCCACAGCCTACAACGCAAGCCTGGTATAACAGCGATTTTATCAATACGAAATCGAAAGACGGTTTTCAATGGCAGCTAGACCTTGGCCCGCTCAAGAATGTCGATAAATACTACAAGAATAACTTCTATTGGCAGGAAACCATCAATCACCCGAACTACGATGAGTTCTGGCAGAAACGGAGCATTATTCCGCACCTGAAGAACATTAACCATGCGCTAATGACTGTTGGTGGCTGGTTCGATGCAGAAGATTTACCCGGACCGCTTAACATCTACAAAACCGTTGAGAAGAATAATCCGGGTATATATAACACATTGGTGATGGGCCCATTTGGACATGGCCGGTGGTCGCATGAAACAGGTCACACACTGCATAGTAATGTGTATTTCGGCGATAGCATCGCAACGTTTTACCAGCGGAATATCGAGGCTAAATTCTTTACGCATTTCCTGAAAGGGGCTGGTGATGGCAAGACTGGCTTACCTGAAGCTTACCTGTTCAATACGGGTCGCAATGAGTGGAGAACGTTCGACAAATGGCCTGCCGCCAATGCGCAATCGATGCAGTTTTTCCTGGCTAGTTCTGGCCAACTAGCCCAACAGGCAGGCAACGGCTATTCGGAGTTTATCAGTGATCCGATGAAGCCGGTTCCCTATACCGAAGACATTACGACAACTCAGGGTTTTACACCCTTTAACTACATGTCGGAGGATCAGCGCTTTGCGGGTCGTCGCCCCGATGTATTAGCGTTCCAGACCGATGTGCTGACGGAAGACTTAACATTGGGGGGCGAAATTATGGCTAAACTGAAAGTGAGTACCACTGGGACTGATGCCGATTGGGTGGTGAAGCTGATTGATGTATATCCGCCCGATGAACCGAATCATCCGTATATGCCGAATAAGAATATTACTCTCGGAAATTATGAGCAAATGGTTCGCTCAGAAGTAATGCGGGGGCGATTCCGTAATTCATTCGAGAAACCTGAACCCTTTAAACCGGGCGAAGTAACGAATGTGAATTTTCGTTTGCAGGATGTTTTGCACACATTTAAAAA
- a CDS encoding L-rhamnose mutarotase gives MRYCLALDLKDDPALIAEYEQYHKKLQPAIEASIRDYGITEMEIYRIGNRLFMIMETDETFSFEVKAAADAANPKVQEWENLMWGYQQSLPMAKPGEKWMLMKQIFQM, from the coding sequence ATGCGCTATTGCCTTGCCCTTGACCTCAAAGATGATCCGGCTCTGATTGCCGAATATGAACAATACCACAAAAAGCTCCAGCCTGCCATTGAAGCCAGTATTCGTGATTACGGAATTACCGAAATGGAAATTTACCGGATCGGAAATCGACTGTTTATGATTATGGAGACGGACGAAACCTTCTCGTTTGAGGTCAAAGCGGCCGCCGATGCTGCTAACCCAAAGGTGCAGGAATGGGAGAATTTAATGTGGGGTTATCAGCAGTCTTTACCGATGGCCAAGCCCGGCGAAAAGTGGATGCTAATGAAGCAGATTTTTCAGATGTGA
- a CDS encoding helix-turn-helix transcriptional regulator has translation MKNRLKVERAEQNLSQADLADRIGVSRQTINSIETGRYVPSTILSLKLAQVFGKSVEHIFTLEETD, from the coding sequence ATGAAAAACCGGCTTAAAGTTGAACGAGCTGAACAGAACCTGTCGCAAGCCGACCTGGCCGACCGCATTGGTGTAAGTCGGCAAACGATTAACTCGATTGAAACGGGTCGTTACGTTCCTTCTACAATTTTGTCACTAAAACTGGCACAGGTGTTTGGTAAATCGGTGGAGCATATCTTTACGCTCGAAGAGACCGATTGA
- a CDS encoding zeta toxin family protein, whose product MSNLYIMAGPNGAGKTTAAYTLLPEVMKIKEFVNADEIARGLSPFNVEAVAFEAARIMLQRIEQLMRQGIDFAIETTLSTRSYVQTIRRAQQLGYSVSLYYFWIPSAEVSKERVAMRVSRGGHNIPPDVIERRYARSLVNLTKLYIPVCDYVVIFNNAGIVSDLIATGGIDSEILVLNKDIWETILNHGNKSDKDETK is encoded by the coding sequence ATGTCAAACCTGTATATCATGGCTGGTCCGAACGGAGCCGGAAAAACAACCGCTGCTTACACGCTGCTACCTGAAGTCATGAAGATTAAGGAATTCGTCAATGCTGATGAAATAGCAAGAGGATTATCCCCATTCAATGTGGAAGCCGTAGCGTTTGAGGCTGCGCGGATCATGTTGCAACGTATTGAGCAACTTATGAGGCAAGGGATTGATTTTGCGATTGAAACAACGTTGTCTACGCGCTCATACGTACAAACTATTCGTCGTGCTCAGCAACTTGGCTATTCTGTAAGCCTTTACTATTTCTGGATACCATCGGCAGAGGTATCAAAGGAACGAGTGGCGATGCGTGTGTCTCGGGGAGGCCATAACATTCCACCCGATGTGATTGAACGTAGATATGCCAGGAGTCTGGTAAATCTGACTAAACTATATATTCCAGTCTGCGATTACGTTGTTATTTTCAATAACGCTGGCATTGTTTCTGATCTGATAGCAACGGGCGGAATTGATAGCGAGATACTTGTGTTAAATAAAGACATTTGGGAAACCATTCTGAACCATGGAAATAAATCAGACAAAGACGAGACCAAGTAA